From Pseudophryne corroboree isolate aPseCor3 chromosome 3 unlocalized genomic scaffold, aPseCor3.hap2 SUPER_3_unloc_45, whole genome shotgun sequence:
aattactgttttgcgctaaaatactaaatggtgcatatatgaatgaaaactcctgtataatatataaccatctgatttatttaatcaataaaaatatatatatatatatatataaaaagattgggtaactttctgcttttactatatagaattcatgtgtacaagtcatcaaatacttttcctaattgctataacaatatataatacctgatatatattaccacatgtcGTATGAACACTTATGCAcactctagatagtatccaatcttaagtacacatctttcataaaaaaaagtgcaatttaactttaaaatgttatccatatagatattgtagaaacaactgtgtttaaagatgctgtcccaaattgtggttaccactcatatgatgtatgcacacagcttattgttccatgatatatactgtatgcacacagcttattgttccatgatatatactgtatgcacacagcttattgttccatgatatatactgtatgcacacagcttattgttccatgatatatactgtatgcacacagcttattgttccatgatatatactctatgcacacagcttattgttctatgatatatactgtatgcacacagcttattgttccatgatatatatgtttcttaaaatggcatgaaaacttttgcacactcgtatgcttttcagttttaaggtgcagtctCTTGTATACACAAGCAGTGGCACTAAGTGTGGTATCCCACGTTATGTGCAAACGATCCTGAGAGCACTTGTCccgtaatgtgattgctgcttatgtgGCGTGTATGGCAACTTACCACTGCAGCCCAATTGGCTGCTTTGCGGGATCTTGTTCTGCGCTCAGCGGTATGTGGTGCTTTCTCTCACCTGTCTACGTCCGCTCAACAGAGCACGGGAAGCTGGAGCCGCCTTTACACGGATGGCTGTGCAGGTCTGACTCTCCCTGTCAGATGGTTTGCCGCGCCCTTGTTGCAGAAGACCCAGCCGGAGGTTTCTGATTTAAGGAGTCACGTTTGGCCGTCCTTGGTTCCCAGCTTATGGACCAGATCACCATCAGTTGTAGAAATTTGTAGAATGATCAGCAAATTCTCCCTCTAACTAGTTTCGCACCtgggtgcttcctcaaagagtattttttattgaataaatgaatcagatggttatatattatacaggagttttcattcatatatgcaccatttagtattttagcgcaaaccttagataagtctggtgaggaggccagatcggaatgtgaaggtacgcatccttgatatcaagggatactaggaaatccctctcctccagacctgagattaccgctttcagagactccatcttgaatttgaataccctcaagtaagggttcaaggattttaagttcaatatcggtcttactgaaccgtccggtttcggcatcaCAAACAAATTGGAGTAATAACCACTGTTctgtagttgaggtggaactggaacaatgacctgtgtttgtaacaatttttgaatagcctcctgcaggattgtactgtcttcctgagaagctggtaagcctgatttgaagaatctgtgaggtgggagttcttgaaactccagtctgtacccctggtcaataatatcttttacccagggctctaggcatgatgtcgcccagatttgactgaaatcttttaacctTATTTCCACCTGCCTGGtctccaggcagtgaggtccaccgacatgccaaaggttttgaggaagcagaacctgaggtctgttcctgggaacctgtcgctgaaggttttctggattttcctcaaCCTCCACTAAAGGAAGTGTGTCAGATTTGGTTttgactgtgtccccggagggggcgctagtgggtcagtggaggtggatgggagaaaacgaggaggctggattatgtttctgcgcatgagcgcaatgatatttattaacagaTGATTCACAGAACGTCagcagaaaaacaataataaatgcaatgtcaattgtacagcgtaatagctgaaagtctatggaaacAGAATGAGTAATGACTGAAGAAATGATAACCGGGAATGATGATAACAGAAGAATGATAACTtgtgagaatattctggtatggaaaccagtgcaggtttaaaaCATGAAACTTTGCAGAGATGATGTtgttatggcaaacctggtagcaggagCAGGAGTctgacaatgtccacagtgcaggtggtgaagcactgacagcaagcaagctgtatcacaggtggagagatggaacacacctggagtcagtctctactgctaggctgaagcacacaagatggtgatgagtgtgaagcctgtagatgaatgcaggtattgctgggacttgaagttccacggagctgtgtgaagtaaccaggagtactgaGTCACAGGtagaagccaggaacacggaacagcgggtaggtatccaggtacacggaggaaacaggaacagatcctttcacatgggtcgcaggagtgacacaaagtccaggatgcctgcagactgatcctgcagcttgttATATACCCctggttaaacagtcattggtggagtgaggaaaagtgggtgcggccaagcaccggattggccgccgtatgctgactgtgggaagctgtcatggcggcgcccatgccgtggcctagcgggaacgcggcgtgctatacgcccgctgtcacaggagcgctcccaggcccatgatggcgtccgatggcagggacgtggacgacaggtgaccgcagggacccaggacggagtccgcagcggcggacagatgtcagcttggtgagtcgattcctgacaaagtGGAGGAACacttggacttctttttaaactttGCAGCCCGAAAGGacagcagtgtaggtgtaggatatgatttcctagccggtgtagttgcagaaggaagatatgttgacttacccacagctgccttggatatccacatatccagtgTGTCCCCAAACAGGGCCTTACCAGTGAAGGGCATgatcacacttttcttggattctgtgtccgcagtccattggcgaagccacagtcccctgcatgccgaaactgccatagttgtggcccttgcattaagcaggccaatttccttcatggcctccaccatgaagcttgcagaatcctgtatgtgatgtaaaaacatgtcaatgtcactcctattcatGGAATCTAAAtcatctagtaaggtgcctgaccactttactatggccctagaaatccacgcacaagcaatagtgagtCTCTGAGCCATTCCTGTAGCAGtgcatagtgatttgagcgtagtctcaaacaTGCGGGCAGCCggatcctttaaggaggctgtaccagggacaggtaaaacaaccttttttgacaatctagacacagaggcatccacaatagatgggttttcccacttcttcctatactCCTGAGGGAAAGAAATGAGCAgccttttagggatttggaattttttctctgggttttcccaggttccttcaaatagggagtttaactcctttgatgcagggaaggtaaccgaggatttcttttttacattaaaataagattcctcttcctgaaCAGGAATCTTCTCAGTTATCTGCAAAATATCCCGCAATCATAGCTTGTACCCCTCGGGCAGGAGCTGCATCACCCACCCAGATCcacctcaccgtcccctgtatctgaggcgtcggtatcagtgtcagcatgcattatctgggccagtgtaTACTTTTGTGGATACGTGGGTGGGGTGAGAGGCGCAGTTGTGGGGGCTGAATCCCTATTCATCAGATCCTCCACAgactctcaaaaactgcgtctctttctcagtatgggataatttgGAAGAGATAGTTGATATCACACCCAAGGGGGTTCGGACCCAGAAGCCTGAGACTTTGTACACTCTTGAGTACATGGTAGAGACTCCcctggagaagataaacactctgcagtacaagacacacggggtcattccaagttgattgctcgctgccgattttcgcaccgcagcgatcaggtgaaaaactgcattcctgcgcatacgtatgccctgcattgcgcacacgcgacgtacgggtacaaagccctttgtggttgtgctcaggtttttCAAAGTtttgcaaagtttttcttcgcacaggcggccgctagaagattgacagaaagggggagttactgggtgtcaactgaccattttcagggagtgtttgcaaaaatgcaggcgtgtctgaaaaaacgaggcatggctgggcgtgtgtatgacgtcaaatcgagacacgaataggctgaagtgatcgcaagcgctgagtaggttcagagctactcagaaactgcataaactgtttttgcagagctcggctgcacgtgttcacacttctgctaaaatacaatccccagtGGGCGGTAtaatgtttgcacggctgctaaaactagctagcgagcgagcgatcaactcggaatgacccccacagtcccttgccatggtaatgtgagatatatgcgcacacacacacacaggaaaatgttagtTTCCCTCACAGCACCTTCAGAGAGCCAGAGTATGAGGAACCATCCACACAGCACCCTATCTGCCtaatattatgataaaagcccggcgctgaccagCTACCTTTAATAGGGCAGCCAGTACCATTTAATTACACTCcccccctctataaccccctggtaccgcagaggtatgctggagttgtcTGGAGGGGCAGCGCTTCCCTGTCAGCATCCTGTAATGAGAtctgctgggagaaaatggcgctggtgagctgctgggtctgccCTGAGTGAAAGCCCcgtccccctgtaatggcgcggcttCCCGCCCTTTTGTTTATACTGGCCTTGTGGAATTATGTCTGAGAGTGGAATACAGCCCCAGTCAGACCAGTGTAGGGTAGTCTTATTGGCTCCGAACGCCCCTCATAGCGCTGAGTTAAAATATTTTGCTGAGCCTTGCAGGAGCGCAGCCTGCAACCAGAGCtacgctccaacccttgtgccgccatacccgccggtgacccgctaactgggacgccagcgctgtactcaccactcttcatgtcTTTTGGctgttaagggtggcggcgtgctgcgggagtgtgCGGTCGCCATAGTGGGGCTTGCGGacatttccctcaggagctcagtgtcctgtcagcggagtaatggAGCCATTAACTCTGTATTAAGTTGGtccattctcccccctaagtcccacgaagccggCAGACTGTAgccaaacagcctcctgtaaaaagacaaactctagaaaacaataaaactaagaaaactcctaggagctcccctagctgtgaccggctcctccgggcacattaactaaacggagtctggtaggaggggcatagagggaggaaccagcccacactattaaacgcttaaagtgcccatggctcctagtggacccatctataccccatggtactaaatggaaccccagcatcctctaggacgtaagagaaatatcctttaaagcacagaaacaattcaggtTATGTTTCAGTTTTGTAGGTaactaaaacagatacatatcaggagccaaaaccctatgggggttattcagacccagccgcaatagcggcccgcagcagtttatTGGTGGTGGCAAAATGACCATGCGCAGcggccacgcacacacacacattgcagccgcatctctgaggggtgaacgcgggtgggccgggaccattttccagggggttGCGTGATGtctcatctgcgttcatctctgattaaccccctataagcttccagagtgcacctcatatctcatcttttccaagttactacaaatgatatgagatcggtagcagcactactttcaggattattacacagaacacacataaaggctgacacagcaaataacagtaacacatacaagggattaattggaAATAAGAAAGCATaataatcattaagtctaattatcaactgactgtgcaggacccatacacctctttactgcctccagtagCCCCTGGTACTatggccatccgccctgtctcccccctactgcctcccaccccgtctccccccactactgccacccgccctgtctccccccactactgccacccgccctgtttctccccactactgccacccaccttatctccccccactactgccacctgccctgtctcccccactactgccaccgatcctgtctccccccactactgtcaccaccctgtctccccccactactgccagtcctgtctccccccactactgccagtcACGTCTCACCCCACTACTACCAcctccgtctccccccactactgccaccaccctgtctcctcccactactacCACCGCCCAGTctacccccactactgtcacccctccactactgccacccacccagtctccctgacaccttagcgctgcttggggacaagatTCTCAGACACTGCCTTCTGCAGTCCCTACTGCTACCACCCTATTTCCCCTCCACTACTGCcagtcctgtctccccccactactgtcacccctccactactgccacccacccagtctccctgacaccttagcgctgcttggggacaagatTCTCAGACACTGCCTTCTGCAGtccctactgccacccaccctgtctccccccactactgccacccaccgtctCCCACTATTGCCACCCACATTGTCTCCCCCCGACTACTGTCACCCGCactatctccccccactactgccagccaccctgtgtctccccccctgacacctcagcactgcttggggacaatattacccactgacAGTGCCTTCGGCAGGCCCCACTACAGCACCAGTGCAACCACCCTGTCTTCCTCCTGAcccctcagcactgcttggggattcttggtactgctggtaacagtccttcatctgcagatgcaagtaagaaagcagggcagtaaggaggcagaagctgcttctggtaccacggacactggtcatgtagtgctgggagagtcagtaagattatgtaatagtcaccatcttacaggcagccggtgaagggagcagagaataggtgttatgtggcaggaacgggatggttaggtaacagcctggctgctgcattctggacAAGCTACAAacggtgtaattcttttgctgggagacccaggtagaggacattgcagtagtctatgcgtgatgatacaagtgtatgtatggctgtaggtagatcttctgagggaaataagtgctggagtctggctctgTACTCAgaggaggatctgattgtggctgatacgtgatgtctaagtgtcactccaccatccaggacaccaagattccgcacaggatcagcattttgtaactctaaaCCTCCAAGcgcaagtctggttggtttgcaaagctgagctgtagccctgccctttgtcggTGAGCTTCTATCTTATGacagacctgtttcaccaggacggaGTCACAGCCAACTGCCATCACCCATACCTGGAGCTCAACTAGACAACCATTTTGGATTGGCATAACATCTGTATAacagtagatgagggcatgacatctgattacttcaccctgcggtagcatgtatattgcaaaaagcataggagataggataagaaccttgaagaacaacgcatggcaatgataagtataccccagaagattaaaatggtttctcacctgagtgatgtctacaagagctgatttacttctcagaacatggaaatggattctcacctgtgtgacttcgctgatgtttaacaagatttgatttctgtgtaaaacatttcccgcactcagagcaagaaaatggcttctcacctgtgtgagttctctgatgtttaacaagatctgttttgtgtgcaaaacatttcccacactcagaacatggaaatggcttctcacctgtgtgacttctctgatgtttaataagatctgatttctgtgtaaaatatttcccacactcagaacatggaaatgtattctcacctgtgtgacttcgctgatgattaacaagatgtgatttctgtgtaaaacatttcccgcactcggagcaagaaaatggtttctcacctgtgtgacttcgctgatgattaacaagatgtgatttctgtgtaaaacatttcccacactcggagcaagaaaatggtttctcacctgtgtgacttctctgatgtttaacaagatgtgatttccgtgcaaaacatttctcacactcagaacatggaaatggcttctcacctgtgtgacttctctgatgtataacaagatacgatttgtatgtaaaacatttcccacactcagaacatggaaatggcctctcacctgtgtgacttctctgatgtataacaagatacgatttgtgtgtaaaacatttcccacactcagagcaagaaaatggcttctcacctgtgtgacttctctgatgtgtaacaagatctgatttcaatgtaaaacatttctcacactcagaatatgaaaatggcctctcacctgccttagctgactgatgggtaataagctttgtgttctgtataaaacatttggcatctatagaacagggaaactctatatctactgtcagagctgtaacagatgcaccaatatcagagtgatcaggagaacatttcccaggatcagagggatcagctgatagagctggatgtataattggggtaatggggttatctcctggagaatcctgtctactgtcattatcttttatgtcacaatccggggataacattagatgtccttctgagatattcatgcttgtgtgtccatctgttggaaataaaatacattatggaaatgtgacattttctgtaacaatattaatcttgtaaacaataggagaagacgactctctgggtcacttaattataaatgtgtgtgtataataaaacataacttttaatgaaggctttataatattgtctcagattatcattgtgtccaccctcctgagaacactcacaataacaaatgtaatattataataagacttagatatatctctctcttgtactggtaactaaccatgaagtataaatggagatggagtcactcgccaagtcctatgtcagcaccaatgtaaaacaatggatggggaacatatcgtatgaattggagattctagatgaacaatagcaTCAGtcgtatgagctgatggatcagagaaatgtctcataACGTTACTCCCGGAAGCATTGGTAAGAcagtattcctttatgtgtgtgctcatacgatggtaagcctgtacatgtgttactcacccttatataaggtatattgctacagcagagtacgtgtagaacaaggtactttacatgcaatacaccatataataccctgcaatcatcatcatttggtaggttataatccactcttacactcccatcatcagtgtcttacctctatactctcgcatgcagcaatataaacctcttaataAGTCACTGGCAAGTATATATACTGCATAGGCAGTGTATACAgatccccaccagtataaaaaaaagcaggaccgaagcgcgccatgtagggggcggggctccttccctcagctctaaccagcaccattttctccacagcttgctgcaaagatgctgctcctggcccttcactgctgtacacaagtcacagggtgcaaaacgagggggggggcacagtaatttggtgctgtttattaatatataaaagcgcttacaggtctggggcattgtttaatccttcagaccggtgaggcgctgggtgtgagctggcaaactccctttctgtctctaaAGGACCTCACTGTGGGTCTGTCCACTAtaacccagtgtgtttgggggtgtcagtacgtgtgtgtcgacatgtctgagggggAAGGCTCTATTCCCGGGAGGAAGTGGAGCAGAATGTGGGAATGACTCagttggcaccgccgactgctgattgggtagatatgtggagtgttttgaatgcaagtgtggctttattgcataaaaggttagacaaatctgagtctcagaaccaagcatggagacaatccatggatgatgctttgtcacagaccccctcagggtcacagaaatgtccctttacccagataatagacactgataccgacacggattccgactccagtgtcgactatgatgatgcaagattACATCCTAAGgtagccaagagtattcagtacatgattgtggcaataaaagatgtattacatatcacagaggaccccactgtccctgacacaagggtctgtatgtttaagggaaagaaacctgaggtaatgtttcctccctctcatgaactgaacgctctgtttgaaaaagcttgggattctccagacaagagactgcagattcccaggagaattgctatggcgtatcctttcccctcacaggacaggtcacGGTgggacccacggtggacaaggctttggcacggttgtccaagaaagtggccctaccgtcctctgacacggcggccctcaagaatctaccttaaaatctatttatgtgactaagggtgcgctgctcaggccggccgtagcttcgtcatgggtgagtagcgcaattgaaagatgggcagataacttgtcatctgacatagacacccttgATAGGGATAATGTGTTTTTGAcgttgggtcacatcaaggacgcagcgatatacctaagggaggctgcgagagatattggcctcttgggatcaaggccaatgccatggcaatctcagctaggagggcgttgtggactcattaatggaatggtgatgctgactccaaaaaggctatggaggcttcTGCCCtagaaaggtgaagttttgtttggggaatgcctcgcggacctggtttccacagctaccgcggtaagtcttcttttttgccttttgtccctccacagcaaaagaaaacacctcaataccagatgcagtcctttcggtctcataaattcagaaagggacgtGGATCCTCCTTCCTCGCAACCAGAGGTAAAGGAAGAGGGAAAATATCGCCGGCTGCggctagctcccaggagcaaaagtcctctccggcctctaccaGATCCGctgcatgttgctggggctccgctgtgggagtccgcaccggtgggggcacgtcttcaactcttcggtcaggtctgggttcgttcgggcctggatccttgggtgctaagaattgtgacccaaggatacaaactggagttccaagacgtgcctccgcaccgatttttcaagtcggccttaccagcttctctaccAAAGAGAGAGGTAGTTTGcgttgcaatacaaaagctgtgtcagcagcaagtcaTTGCCACGGTTCCCCCATTGCAACAgggaaaaggtttttattcaaccctatttgtggtcccgaaactggatggctcggtcagaacttaaaatccctcaacctgtatttaaaaagatttaaattcaagatggaatctatctgagctgtgatctccagtctggaggggagggattttatggtgtctctcgacataaaggatgcatacctgcatgtccccatatatcctcctcatcaggcgttcctgagattcgctgtacaggattgtcactaccaatttcagacgttgccgtttggtctttccacggccccgaggattttcaccaaagtaatggcggaaatgatggtgctcctgcgcaagcatggagtcacaattatcccgtacttggacgaactcctgataaaagcgagatcaagggagcagttactaaaaagccTGGCGTTCTccctgagggtgctacaacaacacggctggctcctaaattttccaaagtcgcagttggttccgacaactcagctgacgtttttgggcatgattctggacacggaactgcagaggatttttctccctatggaaaaagctcaggaactccagaacatggtcaaggatctgCTAAAACCACAACGAGTGTCTATTCATCACTGCACTTGGGTGCTGGGAAagagggtggcggcctacgaggctattccatttggcaggttccatgcaagaacgtttcagtgggacctactggacaagtggtcagggtcccatctccagatgcatcaaaagataagcctgtcccccagggccaggatttctcttctgtggtggctccaaagtgctcaccttctagagggtcgcgggTTCGGATACAaaattgggttctggtgaccacggacgcgagtctccgaggttggggagcagtcacacaaaaattccagggaaaatggtcaagccaggaagcttgtctgcacataaacgtgctggagttaagggccatatacaacggcctacggcaGGCAGAACATctgcttcgcgacctacccgtcctgattcagtcggacaacattacagccgtggagcacgtaaaccgccagggcgggacaaagagcagagtggccatggcggaggccaccaagattcttcgctgggtggaaaatcatgtgagcgctctgtcagcagtcttcattccaggagtggacaactgggaagaagacttcctcagcagacatgatctccatccaggagagtggggccttcatcaagaggtctttgcagaagtgacaagtcgctggggacttcctcaaatagacatgatggcgtctcgcctcaacaagaagcttcggacatattgttccaggtcgggggaccctcaagcaatagcagtggacgcactagtgaaaccgtgggtgtttcagtcggtctatgtgttccctccacttccacttatctcaaaaatttagaggatcataagaagaacaagggttcggacga
This genomic window contains:
- the LOC134984265 gene encoding gastrula zinc finger protein XlCGF71.1-like codes for the protein SYLVIHQRSHTGERPFPCSECGKCFTYKSYLVIHQRSHTGEKPFPCSECEKCFARKSHLVKHQRSHTGEKPFSCSECGKCFTQKSHLVNHQRSHTGEKPFSCSECGKCFTQKSHLVNHQRSHTGENTFPCSECGKYFTQKSDLIKHQRSHTGEKPFPCSECGKCFAHKTDLVKHQRTHTGEKPFSCSECGKCFTQKSNLVKHQRSHTGENPFPCSEK